CGCGCCGGCACTTTTCTCGTTCTCGTGGACGAGAGCAAGCTCGTCGAGCGGCTTGGTGAAAAGATGCCGGTGCCGATAGAGGTTATCCCGGCCGCGTGGAGGGCGATAGCCGAGGAGATAGAGGTCTTCAACGCCGAGGCTGAACTCAGGATGGCCGAGAAGAAGGATGGACCGGTAGTTACCGACAACGGCAACTTCATACTCGACGCGAAGTTCCACCGCATCGAAGACCCGCTTGACCTCGAGGTAGAGCTGAACAACATCCCCGGCGTTGTGGAAAACGGTATCTTCGCCGACATAGCGGACATCGTTTTAATCGGCACGAAGGACGGCGTGAAGAGGTTTGAGCGCTGAGCCTCTAGTCCCCCCGTTTTTCTTGGTTGGCTAGGTTAAGTTTATAAATCTCATGAGAGTTACAGCTTTTGAGCCTCCCGCGCGGGGGTAGCCGAGCCTGGTCAAAGGCGGTGGACTCAAGATCCACTCCCGCAGGGGTTCAGGGGTTCAAATCCCCTCCCCCGCACCATTTAGCCCTTGCAGAGCAAGCGCTGGTGGAAAGCCCGTAGCCCATTCATGAAGTGCGTTTATGAAGGGTTCTCCTCTTGAAGTTAATTGTTTTAGGGAGAACTCATTTAAAGGTTCTTTGTAAGGGATTTAACTTTAAAAAGACACCATTCTCCGGGAGAGGGCTACGAACTTTTGGTGAAGCTTTTCTCAAAAGCTTCAACACCGCTTTCACCCTATTTCAAGCGTCTTGCGGATGACGGAAAGATTGCGTTTCTTCTCTTGAGGGATTTACTCGTTAATTGCTAATTTTGGACGTTTGTCTTCTTCAAAGCATCCTACGGACGCCAGAATAGAACGCAAACCTGTCCAAAGGCTTCTTTTAGAATTAAACCCCTATTCAATTGAAATTCGAAACGGGCACACTAGCACGATCCCTCAGATTATGAGAAAGAGAACTCTCTTGCTCAAGCTTTTCCAAAAGATTGTCTGCGACGTTGGAGCTTTGCCTCAACGCACGGGACGATGGTCCTGTTGAGTTCCCAGAAGACCGTACGTAAGAACCCAAAAAGAGCAAAAAGGAAAACAAAATCAGATGTCGATCTCACCCTTTTCCTTCAGCTCACGGTACATGCGCCAGCTGATTATCGGCCTCTTTGCAGCTAAAACGTCGTCGACCCTCTTAACCGCGGTGTTGTGTGGGGCGCTCTTCACAAGCTCGGGGTTGCTGTAAGCTTCCTCGCTTATCCTCTTGAGGGCTTCAACGTATGCATCCAGCTCCTCCCTGCTGACGGTC
The DNA window shown above is from Thermococcus sp. and carries:
- the rpiA gene encoding ribose-5-phosphate isomerase RpiA, with the protein product MEELKRTVAKEALEFIEDDMVIGLGTGSTTAHFIEYLGKLIMEEELEDVYGVPTSHQSRLLAIESGIPIVSLDEVDAIDIAVDGADEVDPNLNLIKGRGGALTMEKIIEYRAGTFLVLVDESKLVERLGEKMPVPIEVIPAAWRAIAEEIEVFNAEAELRMAEKKDGPVVTDNGNFILDAKFHRIEDPLDLEVELNNIPGVVENGIFADIADIVLIGTKDGVKRFER